Proteins from a genomic interval of Salinivibrio kushneri:
- the lpxM gene encoding lauroyl-Kdo(2)-lipid IV(A) myristoyltransferase (LpxM is lauroyl-Kdo(2)-lipid IV(A) myristoyltransferase, an enzyme characterized in Escherichia coli and involved in biosynthesis of the form of lipid A found in that species and some closely related species.): MTKQRHDYDAHAYNPEFSRAYLAPKYWGTWLMLLIAMPFSLLVPARAKHRFAHWVARKLVKKKKGTILNAWLNLEACFPEKSAQAREAVLIDTLTTAGAFLLSFPLITLRSRQWFQDHCDVIGMEHITRHTDNDEAVILFVPHTWAIDAAAILFASQGLPVAAFSKRQKNQLLDWLMHRQRVQYGGNCYEREAGIKPFIRAVKRGFLGYYLPDEDMRDESSEFVPFFATTKATLPSLGKLSKVTRSHIIPVLSGFDAKSGRFMIEVHPAFNDFPTGNSSTDARMMNQQIETMLDGQLDQYMWILQLLRTREDGRNIYQEAKRKRAS, from the coding sequence ATGACAAAACAGCGACACGATTACGACGCGCACGCGTATAACCCCGAGTTCTCGCGTGCTTACTTAGCGCCCAAATACTGGGGCACATGGCTGATGCTACTCATCGCTATGCCATTCAGCCTCCTGGTGCCGGCGCGCGCTAAGCATCGCTTCGCGCACTGGGTAGCACGCAAGCTGGTTAAAAAGAAAAAAGGCACGATCCTTAACGCCTGGCTTAATCTGGAAGCCTGCTTTCCCGAGAAATCCGCGCAAGCGCGTGAGGCCGTATTAATCGACACCTTGACCACCGCCGGGGCTTTTTTGCTGAGCTTTCCGCTGATCACCTTGCGCAGTCGCCAGTGGTTTCAGGACCACTGTGATGTGATTGGCATGGAACATATTACTCGGCACACTGATAACGACGAAGCGGTGATCCTCTTTGTGCCCCATACTTGGGCCATTGATGCCGCCGCGATTTTATTTGCCTCGCAAGGGCTCCCCGTGGCGGCATTCTCAAAACGGCAAAAAAATCAGCTGCTGGACTGGCTCATGCACCGTCAACGCGTGCAATATGGCGGCAATTGTTATGAGCGCGAAGCAGGGATTAAACCCTTTATCCGCGCAGTTAAACGCGGCTTTTTGGGCTACTACTTGCCCGACGAAGATATGCGCGATGAGAGCAGCGAGTTTGTGCCGTTTTTTGCTACCACCAAAGCGACCTTGCCGAGTCTAGGCAAGTTAAGCAAAGTCACCCGCTCGCATATTATCCCTGTGCTTTCCGGCTTTGATGCGAAAAGCGGTCGGTTCATGATCGAGGTGCACCCTGCGTTTAATGACTTCCCAACAGGAAACAGTAGCACCGACGCACGCATGATGAACCAACAAATAGAAACCATGCTCGACGGGCAGTTAGATCAATATATGTGGATCTTACAGCTGCTTCGCACCCGCGAGGATGGTCGTAATATCTACCAAGAGGCAAAGAGGAAACGGGCATCATGA
- the rfaD gene encoding ADP-glyceromanno-heptose 6-epimerase, which produces MIFVTGGAGMIGSNLVKALNEQGYRDIVVVDNLKDGTKFVNLVDLDIADYMDKEDFLTQIMAGENFGPIEAIFHQGACSATTEWDGKYMMLNNYEYSKELLHYCIDRDIPFLYASSAATYGGRDSDFIEAPEYEGALNVYGYSKQQFDNYVRRVQEDAKAHGETLPPITGLRYFNVYGPREQHKGSMASVAYHLNQQILKGENPKLFEGSDTFKRDFVYVGDVCAMNIWFWQQQISGIYNCGTGRAEPFSAVANAVIDFHGQGEIEEIPFPDHLKGRYQAYTQADLTKVREAGYTASFKTVAEGVAAYLAEINR; this is translated from the coding sequence ATGATTTTTGTGACTGGTGGTGCTGGCATGATTGGCAGCAACTTAGTAAAAGCACTGAACGAGCAAGGCTACCGTGACATCGTGGTCGTCGATAACCTCAAAGACGGCACCAAATTCGTTAACCTGGTTGACCTCGACATTGCAGATTATATGGATAAGGAAGACTTCCTTACCCAAATCATGGCCGGTGAGAACTTCGGCCCGATCGAAGCCATTTTCCACCAAGGTGCCTGCTCGGCCACCACAGAGTGGGATGGCAAATACATGATGCTCAACAACTACGAGTACTCCAAAGAGCTGTTGCATTATTGTATTGATCGCGATATCCCCTTTCTTTATGCCTCGTCAGCAGCCACCTATGGTGGCCGCGACAGTGACTTTATTGAAGCGCCAGAGTATGAAGGCGCGCTGAATGTGTACGGGTATTCCAAACAGCAATTCGACAACTATGTCCGTCGCGTGCAAGAAGATGCTAAGGCCCATGGCGAGACACTGCCACCGATTACTGGCTTACGCTACTTCAATGTATATGGTCCGCGAGAACAGCACAAAGGCAGCATGGCGTCAGTGGCTTATCACCTCAATCAACAAATTCTAAAAGGCGAAAACCCTAAACTTTTTGAGGGCAGTGATACGTTCAAGCGTGACTTTGTCTATGTCGGTGATGTCTGCGCAATGAACATTTGGTTCTGGCAACAACAGATCAGCGGTATTTACAACTGCGGTACCGGTCGTGCAGAGCCCTTTAGCGCCGTTGCCAACGCGGTGATTGACTTCCACGGTCAAGGAGAGATCGAGGAAATCCCCTTTCCCGACCACCTAAAAGGTCGCTACCAAGCCTACACACAAGCCGATCTGACCAAGGTACGTGAAGCGGGATACACGGCATCCTTTAAGACAGTGGCAGAAGGTGTCGCCGCTTACCTAGCCGAAATCAATCGCTAA
- a CDS encoding TetR/AcrR family transcriptional regulator, translating into MKTRDRIIHAALALFNQHGEPNITTNHIAADLGISPGNLYYHFRNKEAIIHSIFDQYAQDLALAFDPSQPRDDTQALLQHYLDATFSLMWRYRFFYANLPDILRRDDALQQKYLGAQQQLQTNLMTILHHYRQAGWLSLNDSALSAVGETLKQVASSWIFYQSAQAPQTQIHAGVIYKGILQMLALLHPLTSAQGQMAITALIDHYEQQLVRQDSRSLDTLN; encoded by the coding sequence ATGAAAACCCGAGACCGAATTATCCATGCTGCACTGGCTTTATTCAATCAACATGGTGAGCCGAATATCACCACCAACCATATCGCGGCAGATCTCGGGATAAGCCCGGGCAACCTTTACTATCACTTCCGTAATAAAGAAGCGATTATACACAGTATATTCGACCAATACGCGCAAGATCTTGCCCTTGCCTTTGATCCTAGTCAGCCTCGTGACGATACCCAAGCTTTATTGCAGCACTATCTCGACGCGACCTTTAGCTTGATGTGGCGCTATCGATTTTTTTACGCCAATTTGCCGGATATTTTGCGCCGAGACGATGCACTGCAGCAAAAATACCTGGGGGCGCAGCAACAGCTGCAAACCAACTTGATGACCATCTTGCACCACTATCGGCAAGCCGGTTGGCTGAGCCTCAATGACAGCGCCTTGTCTGCGGTGGGAGAAACGCTTAAGCAAGTGGCGTCGAGCTGGATTTTTTATCAAAGTGCACAAGCTCCCCAAACGCAAATTCATGCAGGGGTGATCTACAAAGGTATTTTGCAGATGCTGGCATTGTTACATCCGCTGACATCGGCACAGGGACAAATGGCCATTACTGCGTTAATAGACCACTACGAGCAGCAGTTAGTTCGCCAAGACTCACGCTCACTGGACACATTGAACTGA
- a CDS encoding glycine C-acetyltransferase translates to MTAAFYQQIRHQLEQVKADGLYKSERLITSPQAASVAVNHEQQVLNFCANNYLGLANHPELVDAAKAGMDEHGFGMASVRFICGTQDAHKTLEAKLSDFLGMEDTILYSSCFDANAGLFETILGPDDAIISDALNHASIIDGVRLCKAKRFRYANNDMDELEAQLKAAKAAGVANILIVTDGVFSMDGVVANLPAVCDLAEQYGALVMVDDSHAVGFMGQNGRGTHEYHQVMNRVDIITGTLGKAMGGASGGYTSGKKEVIDWLRQRSRPYLFSNSLAPAIVSASIRVLDMLAESDHLREQLWDNSQHFRARMTEAGFTLAGADHAIIPVMLGDAKVASEFAERMMEEGVYVVGFSYPVVPKGQARIRTQMSAAHTREQLDRAIDAFIKVGKEMKLIG, encoded by the coding sequence ATGACGGCTGCCTTCTACCAGCAAATCCGTCATCAGCTTGAGCAAGTTAAAGCTGATGGCTTGTACAAAAGTGAACGCCTTATTACCTCACCACAAGCGGCCAGTGTCGCCGTCAATCATGAACAGCAGGTACTGAACTTTTGCGCCAATAACTATTTGGGGCTCGCCAATCATCCTGAGTTAGTGGACGCTGCCAAAGCAGGGATGGATGAGCACGGCTTTGGTATGGCGTCGGTGCGGTTTATTTGTGGCACGCAAGATGCTCACAAAACTCTGGAAGCCAAGTTATCTGACTTTCTCGGGATGGAAGATACCATCCTGTATTCCTCATGCTTTGATGCCAATGCGGGATTGTTCGAGACCATTCTCGGCCCAGACGATGCCATTATTTCTGATGCGCTTAACCATGCGTCAATTATTGATGGCGTGCGCTTGTGTAAAGCCAAGCGTTTCCGTTATGCCAATAATGATATGGATGAGTTGGAAGCCCAGTTAAAAGCGGCGAAAGCGGCGGGTGTGGCCAATATCTTGATTGTCACGGATGGTGTCTTCTCGATGGACGGCGTAGTGGCGAACTTGCCGGCTGTGTGCGATCTGGCGGAGCAATATGGCGCGTTGGTGATGGTGGATGACTCCCATGCGGTCGGCTTTATGGGCCAGAACGGTCGAGGCACCCACGAATACCATCAAGTGATGAACCGCGTTGACATCATCACTGGCACCTTGGGCAAAGCCATGGGCGGTGCTTCAGGAGGCTACACCTCAGGCAAAAAAGAGGTGATTGATTGGTTGCGTCAACGTTCGCGCCCTTACCTTTTCTCCAACTCGCTGGCCCCCGCGATTGTATCTGCCTCTATTCGCGTACTGGATATGCTGGCCGAAAGTGATCACTTGCGTGAGCAGCTTTGGGATAACAGCCAACACTTCCGTGCACGCATGACGGAAGCTGGCTTTACCTTGGCGGGCGCTGATCATGCCATTATTCCTGTGATGCTCGGTGATGCCAAAGTGGCCAGTGAGTTTGCCGAGCGGATGATGGAAGAGGGCGTCTATGTGGTGGGCTTCTCCTACCCAGTGGTGCCCAAAGGGCAAGCACGTATTCGCACCCAGATGTCAGCCGCGCATACGCGTGAGCAACTGGACCGTGCCATTGATGCCTTCATCAAAGTGGGCAAAGAGATGAAATTGATTGGGTAA
- the tdh gene encoding L-threonine 3-dehydrogenase yields MKALAKLKAEPGIWMTEAELPELGHNDLLIKIRKTAICGTDVHIYKWDEWSQNTIPVPMVVGHEYVGEVVGIGQEVRGFSLGDRVSGEGHITCGHCRNCRGGRTHLCRNTVGVGVNREGAFAEYLVIPAYNAFKIPDEISDDLASIFDPFGNAVHTALSFDLVGEDVLITGAGPIGIMAAAVARHVGARHVVITDVNEYRLELARKMGVTRAVNVANTSLESVMEELGMSEGFDVGLEMSGVPAAFNSMLTAMNHGGNIALLGIPPSDMGIDWNQVIFKGLVIKGIYGREMFETWYKMASLIQSGLDLTPIITHHYSVDDFQQGFDVMCSGQSGKVILDWQN; encoded by the coding sequence ATGAAAGCCTTGGCCAAACTCAAGGCGGAGCCCGGCATTTGGATGACGGAGGCCGAGCTTCCTGAGCTGGGGCATAACGATCTGCTGATCAAAATTCGTAAAACGGCCATCTGTGGCACCGATGTGCATATTTATAAGTGGGACGAGTGGTCACAAAACACCATCCCTGTTCCTATGGTGGTCGGCCATGAATATGTCGGTGAAGTGGTCGGCATTGGCCAGGAGGTACGCGGTTTCTCATTGGGGGATCGCGTATCGGGTGAGGGCCATATCACCTGTGGGCATTGCCGTAACTGTCGTGGCGGTCGTACTCACCTGTGCCGTAACACGGTTGGTGTGGGCGTCAACCGTGAAGGCGCGTTTGCCGAGTACTTGGTGATCCCTGCGTATAATGCGTTCAAAATCCCCGATGAGATTTCGGATGACTTAGCCTCGATTTTTGACCCATTTGGCAACGCCGTCCATACCGCGCTCTCGTTTGATTTGGTCGGTGAAGACGTATTAATCACTGGCGCAGGCCCGATTGGCATTATGGCCGCTGCGGTGGCGCGCCATGTTGGGGCGCGTCATGTGGTGATCACCGATGTGAATGAATATCGCCTCGAGCTTGCCCGCAAAATGGGCGTGACCCGCGCGGTCAACGTCGCCAATACCTCGCTGGAATCGGTGATGGAAGAGCTGGGGATGAGTGAAGGCTTTGATGTTGGCCTCGAAATGTCCGGCGTGCCGGCGGCGTTTAATAGCATGCTGACGGCCATGAATCACGGTGGCAATATTGCGCTTCTTGGGATCCCACCCAGTGATATGGGGATTGATTGGAACCAGGTGATTTTTAAAGGCTTGGTGATCAAAGGCATCTATGGCCGTGAGATGTTCGAAACCTGGTACAAGATGGCGTCGCTCATCCAATCAGGATTGGATTTAACCCCAATCATCACCCATCACTACAGTGTGGATGACTTTCAACAAGGCTTTGATGTGATGTGCTCAGGCCAATCAGGCAAGGTGATCCTCGATTGGCAGAACTAA
- a CDS encoding peptidoglycan DD-metalloendopeptidase family protein gives MREKRTRLSQTLRASALCTGVFLCLFVGSANANSELEGVSDEIARQQSQLAAHNKKLNALQSDLKTQSKRIDTLSKKTRQAQQTLQQTDVQITRLSKKQARLKQEMIAQQAQLAELIDAQYRQGEHDQLKRLLSQEPPAKLDRLTKYAEVLASTMREAIELLAATRTDYQLTAHQLKQQRDKQASLVAELTEKKQALEREQASQSQTAKKIRAKIASDNAYLAELKANKQRLQEQIAAAARRAQVKMAGIGKAKGKLHWPTQGKLLHRFGERQSGEVSWNGIVIGAKRGTEVKAAHAGKVVLSSWLRGYGLLIAVDHGKGDMTLYGYNQALLKDVGDTVTAGEAIALVGDSGGQSTPSLYFEIRRKGNTTNPIPWLD, from the coding sequence ATGCGGGAAAAACGAACACGCTTAAGTCAAACCCTCCGCGCCAGTGCATTATGCACTGGCGTTTTTCTCTGCCTATTCGTTGGCTCAGCCAATGCTAATTCTGAGCTAGAGGGAGTGAGCGATGAAATTGCCCGCCAGCAATCGCAATTGGCGGCGCACAATAAAAAGCTCAATGCGTTACAAAGCGATCTAAAAACACAGTCGAAACGCATTGATACCCTGTCTAAAAAAACGCGCCAAGCCCAGCAAACCCTGCAGCAGACCGATGTCCAAATCACGCGCCTAAGCAAAAAACAAGCGCGACTCAAACAAGAGATGATTGCCCAGCAGGCACAGTTGGCCGAATTGATCGATGCTCAATATCGCCAAGGCGAGCATGATCAGCTTAAACGTCTGCTTAGCCAAGAGCCACCCGCGAAACTTGACCGCCTCACCAAGTACGCTGAGGTGCTTGCAAGCACCATGCGGGAGGCGATCGAATTATTAGCTGCGACTCGCACCGATTACCAACTCACGGCCCATCAGCTCAAACAGCAACGTGATAAGCAGGCAAGCTTGGTCGCAGAGTTAACCGAGAAAAAACAAGCGTTGGAACGGGAGCAAGCCTCGCAAAGCCAGACCGCGAAAAAAATCCGGGCCAAAATTGCCAGCGACAATGCTTATTTAGCTGAACTCAAGGCCAATAAGCAACGGTTGCAAGAGCAGATCGCCGCGGCCGCGCGGCGTGCGCAAGTAAAAATGGCGGGCATCGGCAAGGCCAAAGGCAAACTTCACTGGCCCACTCAAGGGAAGCTGCTCCACCGCTTTGGCGAGCGCCAATCCGGTGAGGTATCATGGAATGGTATCGTGATTGGTGCCAAGCGCGGTACCGAGGTCAAAGCCGCCCATGCCGGTAAAGTGGTGCTGTCGAGTTGGTTGCGTGGCTATGGCCTGTTGATTGCCGTCGATCACGGTAAAGGGGACATGACCTTGTATGGCTACAACCAAGCCTTGCTCAAAGATGTGGGCGATACGGTGACCGCCGGGGAAGCTATCGCCTTGGTGGGCGACAGCGGTGGCCAATCCACCCCTTCTTTATATTTCGAAATACGCCGCAAAGGCAACACCACCAACCCCATCCCTTGGCTGGATTAA
- the gpmM gene encoding 2,3-bisphosphoglycerate-independent phosphoglycerate mutase, with protein MSAKKPLALVILDGWGYRDPQSDNAITNANTPVIDSLMDDNSTLISASGFDVGLPDGQMGNSEVGHVNIGAGRVVYQDLTRIGKSIADGEFNQTPALTAAVDKAVDKGKAVHIMGLMSPGGVHSHEDHIAAMVELAAERGADQIYLHCFLDGRDTPPRSAKASLERFDALFEKLGKGRTASLVGRYYAMDRDNNWDRVERAYDLLTQAQGEFTATSAVEGLEAAYAREENDEFVAPTEIYRDGDNKATINDGDAVVFMNFRADRARQMTRAFMPDFDGFTRKKYAELSDFVMLTEYAADIDTTVAFPPESLSNTLGEWLSKNGKTQLRISETEKYAHVTFFFNGGIETVFEGEERALVASPKVATYDLQPEMSSEELTDKLVDAIKSGKFDMIICNYPNGDMVGHTGVYDAAVQACEAVDHCIGRVLEAIKEVDGQMLITADHGNAEMMVNEETGGAYTAHTNLPVPLMYVGSQPVSLKEGGKLSDLAPTMLALTEMEIPEEMTGKPLFDLK; from the coding sequence ATGTCTGCGAAAAAACCACTTGCACTGGTGATTCTCGATGGCTGGGGCTATCGCGACCCTCAAAGTGATAACGCGATTACCAACGCCAACACGCCTGTGATCGATAGCCTAATGGACGATAACAGCACACTGATTTCAGCCTCCGGTTTCGATGTGGGTCTGCCTGATGGACAAATGGGTAACTCAGAAGTTGGCCATGTCAACATCGGCGCTGGCCGCGTGGTTTACCAAGATTTGACCCGTATTGGCAAATCCATTGCGGACGGTGAGTTTAATCAAACGCCAGCGCTGACGGCCGCCGTTGATAAAGCCGTCGATAAGGGCAAAGCCGTGCACATCATGGGCCTGATGTCGCCAGGCGGTGTGCACAGCCATGAAGATCATATTGCCGCCATGGTTGAACTGGCCGCAGAGCGTGGCGCCGATCAGATTTATCTACACTGCTTCTTGGATGGCCGTGATACGCCGCCACGCAGTGCAAAAGCATCGCTAGAACGCTTCGATGCCCTGTTTGAAAAGCTGGGTAAAGGCCGTACCGCATCACTGGTTGGTCGCTACTACGCCATGGACCGTGACAACAACTGGGACCGTGTCGAACGCGCCTATGACTTGCTCACCCAAGCACAAGGTGAATTCACTGCGACCAGCGCCGTAGAAGGCTTGGAAGCGGCTTACGCACGTGAAGAAAATGATGAGTTCGTCGCCCCAACGGAAATTTACCGTGACGGTGACAACAAAGCGACCATCAACGATGGCGATGCGGTCGTTTTCATGAATTTCCGTGCCGACCGAGCTCGTCAAATGACGCGCGCCTTTATGCCGGATTTCGATGGCTTTACGCGTAAAAAATACGCCGAGCTGTCTGACTTTGTGATGCTGACAGAATATGCAGCCGACATCGATACCACGGTGGCCTTCCCACCTGAAAGCCTCTCCAACACGCTTGGCGAGTGGCTATCAAAAAATGGTAAAACTCAGCTGCGTATCTCTGAAACCGAGAAGTACGCACACGTGACTTTCTTCTTCAACGGCGGTATCGAGACCGTGTTTGAAGGCGAAGAGCGTGCCTTGGTCGCCTCACCGAAAGTAGCTACCTATGATCTGCAACCAGAAATGAGTTCAGAAGAGCTGACCGACAAGCTCGTTGATGCGATTAAGTCTGGTAAGTTCGATATGATCATCTGTAACTATCCAAACGGCGACATGGTTGGCCACACTGGGGTGTATGACGCTGCAGTACAGGCCTGCGAAGCTGTCGATCACTGCATCGGCCGTGTCTTGGAAGCCATCAAAGAAGTCGATGGTCAGATGCTAATCACCGCCGACCACGGTAACGCTGAAATGATGGTCAACGAAGAGACCGGTGGTGCGTATACCGCACACACCAACCTGCCTGTCCCACTGATGTATGTGGGGAGTCAGCCGGTAAGCTTGAAAGAGGGCGGTAAGCTGTCTGATCTGGCACCGACCATGCTGGCATTGACCGAGATGGAGATTCCTGAAGAGATGACTGGCAAGCCACTGTTCGATCTGAAATAA
- a CDS encoding rhodanese-like domain-containing protein, with amino-acid sequence MQEYIDFVSNNMILTLVWVGLAAALLMSLIKQKTAAYKVVGPNDAAILNNRENGVFVDIRSHDEFRAGHITGALNVLPSEIKSQSFGELEKHKNDPIIVVCKTGQTATDSANQLAKAGFESVYILKDGLTSWNDAKMPLVRAKSGKGKSKKKK; translated from the coding sequence ATGCAGGAATATATTGATTTTGTCTCCAACAACATGATTCTCACCCTTGTCTGGGTGGGTTTGGCGGCCGCTTTACTGATGTCGCTGATTAAACAAAAAACGGCTGCCTACAAAGTGGTCGGTCCTAATGACGCGGCGATCCTTAACAACCGAGAGAATGGGGTGTTTGTCGACATTCGTAGCCACGATGAATTTCGCGCTGGTCACATCACGGGTGCGCTTAATGTGTTACCGAGCGAAATCAAATCACAGTCGTTTGGTGAACTTGAAAAACACAAAAATGACCCCATCATTGTGGTATGTAAAACCGGTCAAACGGCGACTGACAGTGCCAATCAACTGGCGAAAGCGGGCTTCGAATCCGTGTATATTCTCAAAGACGGGTTGACCTCTTGGAACGATGCCAAAATGCCACTTGTTCGCGCCAAAAGCGGCAAGGGCAAAAGCAAAAAGAAAAAGTGA
- the secB gene encoding protein-export chaperone SecB, with amino-acid sequence MAEAENNQQAEQNFAIQRVFLKDVSFEAPNSPEVFQQDWAPDVNLDLDTQSRELGEGIYEVILRLTVTVKNQESNAFLCEVQQGGIFSVSGMESPQLAHCLGAFCPNILFPYARETISSLVVKGTFPQLNLAPVNFDALFMNYLQQQAGEASGEEDAQA; translated from the coding sequence ATGGCTGAAGCCGAAAACAACCAACAAGCCGAGCAAAATTTTGCCATTCAACGCGTTTTTCTCAAGGACGTGTCTTTTGAAGCGCCAAACTCTCCAGAAGTGTTCCAGCAAGATTGGGCGCCAGACGTTAACCTTGATTTGGACACGCAAAGCCGCGAGTTGGGTGAAGGCATCTATGAAGTGATCTTGCGTTTGACCGTGACCGTGAAAAACCAAGAAAGTAATGCCTTCCTTTGTGAAGTGCAGCAGGGTGGTATTTTCTCTGTGTCAGGGATGGAGTCACCACAATTGGCGCATTGCCTGGGCGCGTTCTGTCCAAACATCCTTTTCCCATATGCGCGTGAAACCATTTCTAGCCTCGTTGTGAAAGGGACCTTCCCGCAGCTAAACCTGGCACCGGTTAACTTTGATGCCTTGTTCATGAACTACCTGCAGCAGCAGGCAGGCGAAGCATCTGGCGAAGAAGATGCACAAGCATAA
- the gpsA gene encoding NAD(P)H-dependent glycerol-3-phosphate dehydrogenase: MTDLAPTQDAAITVLGAGSYGTALAISLARNGANVVLWGHDPSHIAQLEIDRANQAFLPDVAFPDSLVLCADLSVAVNASRDLLVVVPSHVFADVLSQVRPHLRADSRICWATKGLEPETGRLLQEVAREQLGDDIPLAVLSGPTFAKELAAGMPTAISVASPDAAFVSDLQETIHCQHSFRVYGNHDFIGMQLGGAVKNVIAIGAGISDGIGFGANARTALITRGLAEMTRLGEALGASRDTFMGMAGLGDLVLTCTDNQSRNRRFGLALGQGEDVQGAQDNIGQVVEGYRNTKEVWALAQRAGVEMPIVEQIYQVLYQGKLAHHAARDLLARDKKSE; the protein is encoded by the coding sequence ATGACAGATCTTGCTCCCACTCAAGACGCAGCGATTACGGTTCTGGGCGCTGGCTCTTACGGGACAGCGCTAGCGATCTCGTTGGCCAGAAATGGTGCCAACGTGGTGTTATGGGGGCACGATCCGAGTCATATCGCACAGCTGGAAATTGATCGCGCCAACCAAGCGTTTCTTCCCGATGTCGCGTTTCCAGATTCATTAGTGCTCTGTGCGGATCTTTCTGTTGCGGTCAATGCTAGTCGCGATTTGCTTGTGGTCGTCCCCAGCCATGTGTTTGCTGATGTACTGAGCCAGGTGCGCCCTCACTTACGGGCCGACTCTCGCATATGTTGGGCGACCAAAGGCTTAGAGCCGGAAACCGGGCGCTTATTGCAAGAGGTGGCGCGGGAACAATTGGGTGACGATATTCCGCTCGCGGTGTTATCGGGCCCTACGTTTGCCAAAGAACTTGCCGCGGGCATGCCGACCGCGATTTCGGTAGCCTCGCCCGATGCAGCGTTCGTGAGTGATTTACAAGAAACCATTCATTGCCAACATAGCTTCCGTGTGTATGGCAATCATGATTTTATCGGCATGCAACTTGGCGGCGCGGTGAAAAATGTGATTGCCATTGGCGCAGGGATTTCCGATGGCATTGGCTTTGGCGCCAACGCACGGACGGCATTGATTACCCGCGGGCTTGCCGAAATGACCCGGCTGGGTGAAGCACTGGGCGCCTCTCGAGATACCTTTATGGGGATGGCGGGGTTAGGGGATTTGGTGCTGACCTGCACCGATAACCAGTCGCGTAACCGTCGCTTTGGCTTGGCCTTGGGGCAAGGTGAAGATGTGCAAGGTGCCCAAGACAACATCGGCCAAGTGGTCGAAGGCTATCGCAACACCAAAGAAGTATGGGCGCTGGCCCAGCGTGCGGGGGTTGAGATGCCGATTGTTGAGCAGATTTATCAAGTGCTGTATCAAGGCAAACTGGCCCACCATGCTGCGCGCGATTTGCTGGCACGAGACAAAAAGTCCGAATAA
- the cysE gene encoding serine O-acetyltransferase, which translates to MNQAKKQCQQDRVWQAVKKEAREHSEREPMLASFYHATIIKHDNLASALSYILANKLSTPSMPSMAVREVIEEVYANDACVAESAACDICATVERDPAVELYSTPLLYLKGFHALQGFRVANWLWRQGRKELATYLQNQISVTSQVDVHPAACIGRGIMFDHATGIVIGETAVIEDNVSILQDVTLGGTGKEGGDRHPKIRTGVMIGAGAKILGNIDIGEGAKIGSCSVVLNPVPPHTTVAGVPAKIVGRPSSHMPSLDMDQEFNGSHKTFISGDGI; encoded by the coding sequence GTGAATCAGGCCAAAAAACAATGCCAACAAGATCGTGTCTGGCAAGCAGTGAAAAAAGAAGCGCGTGAGCATTCAGAGCGTGAGCCGATGTTGGCGAGTTTTTACCACGCCACCATTATTAAGCACGACAATTTAGCCAGCGCTCTGAGCTATATTCTCGCCAACAAGCTTTCCACGCCCTCGATGCCTTCAATGGCGGTGCGAGAGGTGATAGAAGAAGTCTATGCCAACGATGCTTGTGTCGCGGAATCCGCGGCGTGTGATATTTGTGCCACCGTGGAGCGCGATCCGGCTGTCGAATTGTATTCAACGCCACTTTTATACTTGAAAGGCTTTCATGCGTTGCAAGGCTTTCGGGTTGCCAACTGGTTATGGCGTCAAGGGCGCAAAGAGTTAGCCACTTACTTACAAAACCAGATTTCGGTGACCAGCCAAGTGGACGTTCATCCAGCGGCCTGTATTGGTCGTGGTATTATGTTTGACCACGCCACGGGTATTGTTATCGGTGAAACCGCGGTCATTGAAGACAATGTGTCTATTCTCCAAGATGTCACCTTGGGCGGCACCGGCAAAGAGGGCGGTGACCGCCATCCGAAGATCCGTACGGGCGTGATGATCGGTGCCGGGGCGAAAATTCTGGGTAATATTGATATCGGTGAAGGCGCGAAAATTGGCTCCTGCTCTGTGGTGCTTAACCCCGTACCGCCTCATACCACGGTGGCTGGCGTACCGGCAAAGATCGTAGGTCGACCCAGCTCGCACATGCCATCGCTGGATATGGATCAAGAATTTAATGGCTCGCACAAGACATTTATCTCGGGAGACGGGATATGA